One window of Gloeothece citriformis PCC 7424 genomic DNA carries:
- a CDS encoding TspO/MBR family protein: MLKPWMIIGAVTLLVALGGLFIRPKDIPWAKHLDRPNWLFFEPAIPFIWTVIYTCGAISALFVWQADPGSVKTWLLMGLYLLIEIVTTAYIPATLRSRSLGVGKVVGASGSVLGILLFFLVLPINQSAAFFLLPYLIWSPIGTYATEQMIELNPREV, translated from the coding sequence ATGTTAAAACCCTGGATGATTATTGGTGCAGTGACCCTATTAGTGGCATTAGGAGGGCTGTTTATCCGACCTAAAGATATTCCTTGGGCAAAGCATTTAGACCGCCCAAATTGGCTATTTTTTGAGCCAGCAATTCCTTTTATTTGGACAGTGATTTATACTTGTGGAGCAATTAGCGCTCTTTTTGTTTGGCAAGCTGATCCGGGTAGTGTTAAAACTTGGCTACTTATGGGGCTTTATTTACTCATAGAAATCGTCACAACTGCCTATATTCCGGCCACCCTACGCTCTCGTAGTTTAGGAGTGGGTAAAGTGGTCGGGGCATCAGGATCAGTGTTAGGAATTCTGTTGTTTTTCTTAGTCTTACCGATTAATCAATCGGCTGCATTTTTCTTGTTGCCTTATCTCATTTGGAGTCCGATCGGAACTTATGCAACTGAGCAAATGATTGAATTAAATCCGCGAGAAGTTTAA